TAACTAGATAACCACTCATATTTCAACACATGTTGACTGCATCCTAGCCCTCAAGTCCAAAATGgagcaataaaatatatttcaatcaGGACGATgggcagagaaaacatcagTCTGTTTTGTCAAACCAGAGAAGAAGGTTGACTGTTATGTGACACAGAAATACGTCCTGACGTGGTGTTGATATGACATCCAATTTACCCATACAAACACATCTTCAATTGACATGACACATTAACTTCCTTAAAATTAAagtattgttttcatgttttaaacattCAAATGCACAGCAGTGGGTGGGCAGATTGTTCTGCACTGAGTCAGAGAGGAAGCTGATTTAGTGTGAACAGGTGATGCTTGCATTTACATATTTGGCTTCATAATAGCTGGAACAATATGtcataatgaactgaaaccaaTAATTGTATTTGAAATGTTACCACAGTGAACTAAATTGGCTCTTGCTGTGGTGTTATGGtgtctgtacttttactttttctggATCTTTTAACTacatcacatggtcttcatcagcagtttGCTTACTTTCCTTTGTGTTTCAAAGCGGCTGCAAAGTCCTGAAAATGCTGTGAACGAAAGTGTAACAGCGTCTGGGTTTGCATGGAAACAGATCCACCTCCACTATACCTGAACAAACTGCCGATGAAGACTGTGTAATActgctgaaagctccagaaaaagctggatgggattgttttgtcaaactacttTTTTCTGGTCAGGAAGGAACTTTCATGATTAATGTCACACAGAGATACTTTTATGCTAATATGTTTTAGTATTTGTATTATAATTTGTATTGTATTACACAATGTGACTCGACTCAATGTGGACACGCAGTTATCCTTTTTTGAGATAGACGACACTCTGGCATGTGCGTTGTCTAACCTTTATATATAAGGACTCAGAGGGTGTGACAGAGGAACAGACATAGAAAGCACAGTTTACATGTATTGTGAGATGAAAACTTTTTTACAGGACAAATTGTGTAACACCTTGAACAATATGAGCCCCTATGtggctttattttattaaaactgttGAACGTAAAGAGAATACATCTAGAACTGTGATCAATTAACTGCTCATTGTgcgtgaacaaaaaaaaaaaaaaaaagtaaaggtgCAAAGCTGCATTATTTTTTGGAAAACACAGAGTGCACCATGTCAATCACAATTTTATTGCTACACTGAGGTGAAAACATCCCACTTTGGTGCATTTTGTTTGTCTAGTGGAAAAGGATATCatcatttattgtttggtgaaaacattttcctgaaCCTTCGGTCCATGAGGCCAATTCTGCAGccattgtatatttttttttaaatgcacagtaATCAATCTCAAAATAAggttttaagttgttttttttttttttttttgagaaactGATCCTTCAAACTCTTGAGGTGctattacattaaaataaaaataaaaaatagagaaCAACATAAACACCATAAATATGCAGAGAGGTCAGCAGGTCCCTCTCTGTTACATCCAGTGCAAAAGTCTAAGTCAAAGTTCAAGATATGCCACCTTAATGCCTAAGTTTAGTTCAGTATGTAGCCAAGCAGTCTGTCTCTttactctctccctcctgctccatCTGTCGTCTTCAGGGCGCAGCGCAGAACGTCTTCACCGAGGCTTcactcatgtttttttaaagtctttgcTGAATCTGAACACAAAAGAAGACCCCTGCAATAAAATAAGAGCTGGAgtcaggcagagagacacagctgAAGGACGAAAGCTGAAACTAAATCTAGTTTGAAAGAACAAGGTCATTGACAGAGAGTTGTGCCTAGATCAGCACAAACCATCCACCTTAGTGttcatagaataaaaaaaaataataaaaaaaaggtctttGATTGAAGTCGCCATAGAGCTGTGAGTGAGGATTGACCTCCCTCTGTGGAAAGTCAAGACTTACTCTGACTCTAGTGGTGACTTAATTTTACTTCTGTGGAAAAGTTcaatgtaaaatgacagaaaccagGTTATAGTTTCAATTCATGAGCAGAAAGTGTTGTATCTTgccactgtaaaaaaacaaaaaggaaacatggTGTTTAAGAGGGAAACAAATGAGCAACATTTTCACCACTTTGTGTCATATTCTGACATGAGATTGCAGTAATCAAAAGGAGCCAGAGTATCTTTTAATTGAAAACTGAACTTTTTGAACATTAACTTTAATAATTTTCACgagatttctttatttatttcttctgtctttctttacttttctttgcaGGCCATTGATCTTCTATACAAACAGGAGATACCTACTTGCCAAGACTTTCTGAACCAATTTTGCGTGAGCCGGTAAACGGGATCACCCCGTtggttttcctttttgtgaGCTTACTGATATAAAGAGAATCCAAAGTAATGAAAGTGCTGCACATTCCTAAAGGTCTGACTTTTGGTAAAAAGAGTTCAGCGCAGAGGAGAGTTGCTGTGGAGAGgccagagagaggcagagacagagagcactCGTGTCACTAACactaaaaagaagaaaagaaaaaaagcacaactAAGGAGTCAGTTACTTTTACTTACACAGATACCACTGCACTCACTCACTGCAGAGCTTACTTCTTCTTCCCGCCTAATgacatattttcagtttttttcttctgtgccTCATTGAACAAAAGACACACCTTTATGTTAGCAAGTGGTTtgatgtgtccatgtgtgtgtgtttgtgcgtgtgtgtgtttgtgtgtgtgtgtgaccccaCCCATGTGAAACAAATTGCAGAACACTCCAAGTAAAAAGCTTAAATGACAGTGTGTGAGTTAACTTGGATTTGTTTACCTTCTTCTCACTGCAGGAAGCATGTATTGCCACCATTGTTTTAACCCCTTACATTCTGGTCtccctttaaatgttttcacagGTCAGGCATGTTTGCGACAGTAATGAAGAGTCCTTTCTATCTTTGTTTGATGCACGTGTGTGCAGACTCAAACCACTCTTATTCCCAGCCTTTTTCACTACATCCCCTGAGGTCAAAATATGACATTCACTCTTTTTTGCTGTATGATTgacacaaaaaatatcataatgacaataatattCTGACATTGTGATCATTTTACCAGATCCAAAAAGGAAGAATTCCATTCAAAACCTACTTCCTTCATTGTTTATGGTGCTTATagcattacatttcaaaattcaaaagcACAAGCTTAAAGCAAAGTCACTGATATTAACATGTAGTTTTACAGGGGGGCTATCTAcaggactatttcttggctgggaccAGTAATTCCATGGAGTCTTGGCTAGTTGCTTCAAGGGTCCAAgcatagaaaatgaataaaactgtatttaccTGACTAGCCTGCAAATGGCTGGAGCCAACGAATAGTCGggcacaaccccccccccaaaaaaccaaaCTGTAGTTtctaaattttgttttttgtacagattacatgtgaacaaacaaatgttaattaatgacaatgattttgttaccttttgaCAAAgcctggctagctgtttccccctctctccagtctttatgctaagctaagctaactggctgtgTGCTGTAGCCACCCCACccacagatagatagatagatagatagatagataaatagatagatagatagatagatagatagatagatagatagatagatagatagatagatagatagatagatagatagatagatagatagatagatagatagaaagaaagaaagaaagaaagaaagaaagaaagaaagaaagaataggTTCTACCTCTGTCATGGCATCGTCAATCTGTTTCAGCTCCTCGTAGTGGTCACGAGAGTCTCTCAAAGGTTGAACCATGATCTCCTCAATCTGAGGGAAAAGCTGTTgggaaaacatcacagtatgaaCATTACCTGTTAATCAATGACAGTTTGCTGAAATAAGCACAAATCCATAAAACACTTCTACCTTCATGACAGTTTCAAACATTGGGATGAGAACAAACTTGATGAATCCAATTTGAGCAGTGGGTTTGGTGACTTTGTCTCTGTCCATGAAGGGAGCCACTGGGAGACCCTCAGACTTCTCCCTGTCACTCTGGAAAGCGGGAAGTGGAAATATTGTCATTTGATCCAGCGTGCTGAGCCCTTTCTTCAAGCTGACGACATTAGATCTCGTATATAGGGGTAAAAGTGAAGGCTTTGGTTGGGGGTCACCTGCATGAAGTACTCTTCCAATAGACAGTCCACCCATGGCTCAGCGACCTCAGTTGGCCTAACCTCGTTGGAAATATCACAGCACTTGATCAAAACCATcttcagctgaaaacacaaacatatacatgtACAATACATACACAAGCTGAGGACAAAGAAGCCTATTCATTATTGTGGTGAATAGTGTAGTAGGTCTGTCATACAGCATCTACTGTATTTCTTTGACACTTTCCCAGTTACACTAATACTATCCAGTTTACTATCCAGTATCCTATTCCAGTTGATTACAGCTCACACAACAAATAAAGGCCAGCTTGTTTTAAGGTCAGATCTTGTATGTACAGACAAGTAAACAGCTGATGTCAGGTGGAGATGCAATGTGATCTTGTAAGACATGTAATGTGTACATACACATGTCACATGCTCTTCATTGGTGAAGTCAAAGTTGTCCACTTTTTGCTTGAAGGAGTCGAGTATCTCCCCGTGTCTGGCCATGTCGGTGGCCAGAATGAGGGTGATAATAGCCTGAAAAATGTAACATCAAAGCTTTGTATGAGAGGTTTGCACAACAtatgtgtacatttttattcatgaaatcACAATAGTCTTCAGATTGATTGTCATGAAGAGATCCCTAAGGATACCTCTGTCTTTACTCAAGCGCTACGCTGCTCAGTAATTAGGGCATTAACTGCACATTTCACCTGTCGGATCTGTTTGAATGCCTCAGGATCCACATTTGCAAAGATATTGCACTCAGGAAGAGAAAGGATCTGGAAGGCCACAGCACAGTGATGGTTCTCCAGCGGAGATATGTCATTGTAGCGCACTGCCAGCTCTGTGCGGGCATTGATTTGGTACCTGATAGATGGATGacagatgatgaatgatggattGATGGTATTTTCCGCATGAAGTTTCCCTGATAAGAGAGGTCCTTGCCTCGCCTGCCCGAATCTCCAACCAAGAACAACATGATATCTGAATCAGGGTGTTTTCATACCAGAACTCTCTCCATGCTGAGCTAGTTTCACAGTTCATTGACAACAGTGTTGTGGGGAGGATGTCAAAACATGGTGAGGGGTCAATGGGCATCTGCACTGGTCTATCTGTCAACACCCCTACAGATAGGATAGTGAGTCTTACGTGTTGTTGTAGCCGGGGTGGTCCAGGTCatgacacactgcagctgtcatTAAAATGCCCATATCTGTGAGAGTCAACTTCTCCTGGACAACGGTGCAAAGGAAGAGTATAAtcagaaaatgcaaaaatgttcaTCCTGGGAGTTCATTAGTGAGCATttgagcacaaaaaaaaaaaaaaaacgacttgTAAGAAATTCAGTTCAGACATTCAGAACTTCTTTAACTTCTGCTCACTTGAATAATATCCTCGACACGCATGAACATACACCGTACTGACAAACACGCAGTTTACCTGTAGGTTGCAGAGGTGAATCATGCCATACATCATCTGGCTAACGCAGAAGCAGTGACGGAAGTTGTGGAAGGGGTTGTTACGGTAGTTCTCCTGAATGGCCAACTAGAAGACAGAGATTTATTCAATCAGTGTGCGTTCGCTGCTGAATATTAAATCAAAAGCGTTTCTAACCATCGTAACCTTTGATAATCATTTTGTAATCTATGTCAGAACACTGATACTCCTCTCAGCaacactgctgctttttattgaaAAGCTCTGTCTTTAAATCTGGACCATGTGCATTATGGTGTATAATGTGTCCTTTATTGTTCTAACTTTACCAGCCAGCGTTTGAGTGTGATGGGGTTCATGTTGAATTCCTTCACTAGCCCCAAGTCATGGTACATGTACTCGAGACAGCTCAGCATctgcaacaacaaagaaagaaaaaagaaagtcagaTATCAGTGCCTTGGAGAACACAGCTATGGAAACGGCTGATGGAGTTGAGTGGCGATATCCACAAACCTCATTGTGTTCCCAGTGCCAGACATCAAATGTTGGCTTCTTCAGCGCCTCAACAGTCTCCTGAGACaatgtgtactgtatatgccagataagaaattaaaaaaaaatcatcagaaCATCAAAAGAAGCTTTAGATAATCAGAAGTTCACTTTGTCTACTAGTGATCTGAAAGGATCTGTCAAAGGGGACATACCTTGGGGTAATTGGGGACATCTCGTCTAGGAGTGACCTTCTTCCCGTCGTCTGAGAAGTTGTATTTGCACGGACAGTTTACTCTGCGTTCGGAAGATAAAAGGTTTAAGGGACTTTAATTTTGATAGtatatttgaaatgaatgtggTAATTGAACATAATGTAGAGGTCTTGTGTTTAACTTCGTTTCACCTGCCACCGCCTCTTGAAGTCATCTCATCGCGTAGCTTCTTCAGATCGTTTTTACACTTCTCAATCTCCACCACTTTCAAGCCCTCCACTGAAACAAAATGACACGTAATATGTTTCCACCAGAATGATTTCATTTTGCATTCATATCACTGGTTATGGTGCTTTAGAATAGGATTTCCTGTAA
The Seriola aureovittata isolate HTS-2021-v1 ecotype China chromosome 4, ASM2101889v1, whole genome shotgun sequence genome window above contains:
- the pde9ac gene encoding high affinity cGMP-specific 3',5'-cyclic phosphodiesterase 9A isoform X2, giving the protein MGSSSSSYAPKTIYLDVDGKVQKVVFSRHCSPCDIKELLCSSSNIPRNTAIMMVDPEGALVSIDPTMPTNSPSSLYKVVPLSTGQLGEKEDMFQNVLSQVAEQFSRAFRINELKTEVTNRLAMLEKRVELEGLKVVEIEKCKNDLKKLRDEMTSRGGGRVNCPCKYNFSDDGKKVTPRRDVPNYPKYTLSQETVEALKKPTFDVWHWEHNEMLSCLEYMYHDLGLVKEFNMNPITLKRWLLAIQENYRNNPFHNFRHCFCVSQMMYGMIHLCNLQEKLTLTDMGILMTAAVCHDLDHPGYNNTYQINARTELAVRYNDISPLENHHCAVAFQILSLPECNIFANVDPEAFKQIRQAIITLILATDMARHGEILDSFKQKVDNFDFTNEEHVTCLKMVLIKCCDISNEVRPTEVAEPWVDCLLEEYFMQSDREKSEGLPVAPFMDRDKVTKPTAQIGFIKFVLIPMFETVMKLFPQIEEIMVQPLRDSRDHYEELKQIDDAMTEGSSFVFRFSKDFKKT
- the pde9ac gene encoding high affinity cGMP-specific 3',5'-cyclic phosphodiesterase 9A isoform X3, which produces MGSSSSSYAPKTIYLDVDGKVQKVVFSRHCSPCDIKELLCSSSNIPRNTAIMMVDPEGALVSIDPTMPTNSPSSLYKVVPLSTGQLGEKEDMFQNVLSQVAEQFSRAFRINELKTEVTNRLAMLEKRVELEGLKVVEIEKCKNDLKKLRDEMTSRGGGRVNCPCKYNFSDDGKKVTPRRDVPNYPKYTLSQETVEALKKPTFDVWHWEHNEMLSCLEYMYHDLGLVKEFNMNPITLKRWLLAIQENYRNNPFHNFRHCFCVSQMMYGMIHLCNLQEKLTLTDMGILMTAAVCHDLDHPGYNNTYQINARTELAVRYNDISPLENHHCAVAFQILSLPECNIFANVDPEAFKQIRQAIITLILATDMARHGEILDSFKQKVDNFDFTNEEHVTCLKMVLIKCCDISNEVRPTEVAEPWVDCLLEEYFMQSDREKSEGLPVAPFMDRDKVTKPTAQIGFIKFVLIPMFETVMKLFPQIEEIMVQPLRDSRDHYEELKQIDDAMTEKKKTENMSLGGKKK
- the pde9ac gene encoding high affinity cGMP-specific 3',5'-cyclic phosphodiesterase 9A isoform X1, which translates into the protein MGSSSSSYAPKTIYLDVDGKVQKVVFSRHCSPCDIKELLCSSSNIPRNTAIMMVDPEGALVSIDPTMPTNSPSSLYKVVPLSTGQLGEKEDMFQNVLSQVAEQFSRAFRINELKTEVTNRLAMLEKRVELEGLKVVEIEKCKNDLKKLRDEMTSRGGGRVNCPCKYNFSDDGKKVTPRRDVPNYPKYTLSQETVEALKKPTFDVWHWEHNEMLSCLEYMYHDLGLVKEFNMNPITLKRWLLAIQENYRNNPFHNFRHCFCVSQMMYGMIHLCNLQEKLTLTDMGILMTAAVCHDLDHPGYNNTYQINARTELAVRYNDISPLENHHCAVAFQILSLPECNIFANVDPEAFKQIRQAIITLILATDMARHGEILDSFKQKVDNFDFTNEEHVTCLKMVLIKCCDISNEVRPTEVAEPWVDCLLEEYFMQSDREKSEGLPVAPFMDRDKVTKPTAQIGFIKFVLIPMFETVMKLFPQIEEIMVQPLRDSRDHYEELKQIDDAMTEAQKKKTENMSLGGKKK